A single window of Flavobacterium aestivum DNA harbors:
- a CDS encoding DUF6443 domain-containing protein, translated as MKKNIFSFLLLLIVSLGYGQIKTLKAVPSVIGGGGDGNTYPWFIDRDKDGFGDPNLSILRPTKPNGYVWNDFDLDDSTPYITDVTPTLYFCQDIDGDTFGNPNTGRLYSIKPPGYVPNGLDCDDKNGALTPNTVWYRDGDHDGFGTGSITTKSCLQPTDYVSNASDYDDGNGAITNIQPQTFYRDYDTDTFGSPTVTVYCSVKPAGYVTNNLDCNDGNIAINPNTVWYRDVDGDNFGIQGDKVLSCTRPAGYTDNGDDCEDSDGDLNPNTVWYHDGDHDNFGTGTGSRYGCYPPLNHDYVLKGGDCDDKDITVHPDVMWYRDVDGDGFGLSTNFIKSCTKPGGYVLLSGDCDDGDKFVKPNTIWYFDNDGDGHGTSSQTKQSCTKPEKYVDKADDCYDYDITVYEVAIWYRDEDGDSFGNAADAISSCKKPYKYVLNKSDYDDTTGNITNIQPRTFYEDYDKDTFGNPNVSLYYSLQPTGYVTNASDYNDRTEFITNIQPRTFYEDYDKDTFGNPNVTLYYSLQPTGYVTNASDYNDRTEFITNIQPRTFYEDYDKDTFGNPNISLYYSLQPTGYVANNTDCDDSKGELNPNTKWYADNEPDGLGDPLNYIQQCTKPPGNYVANYSDNCPSVAGTSPDCSSLASPSSDYNYVITTTYKEPTGTILQNPSPEKALVNITYFDGLGKPVQQIANKQSTEGKDIITHIGYDDFGRPTKEYLPYASTSGNMTYDGNAVTNAINFYSTEKYENTANPFSEKKLESSPLGRVLKQAAPGTDWAMDSGHEIKMAYQTNTATEVKWYRATTNWNAGSGLHDITFSEDGTYAANELIKTITYDENTSASPTETAGSTVEFKDKEGKVILKRTYESGTKHDTYYVYDTYGNLTYVIPPKADGTINQEVLDGLCYQYKHDYRNRLVERKLPGKQWEFIVYDKLDRPVATGPANSPFKDDTAVGWLITKYDAFGRPVYTGWLNSTANVSSRTSMQNAQNTATVLFETKQTSGAIDGIEAYYSNTIAPTGFKLLTVNYYDNYAFPNMGTAPTTIEGQTVLANVKGLATGSWTRALSLASVISGETNVTFYDSKARPIGSYSQNHLSGYTSTDSKLDFSGKPIYTITKHKLMSGSTELTVKEEFTYSAQDRLLTHTHQINGGAIQLLADNTYDKLGQLTSKKVGNNSGMPLQKVDYSYNIRGWMTEINKKANLQQDTDPRDWFAFAINYNKPTTNTSVKPLYNGNIAETFWRSNSDGTFRSYGYQYDDLNRLKKAIYQKPGENIPVSGAYNESLSYDKNGNILSLQRFGGSDAPSIIFQIDDLLYDYSNANSNQLTRVTDGSMGNDNQGFIDGNKTGDDYNYDANGNMITDKNKNITGIVYNHLNLPTKITFGTGNSIAYIYNSVGQKLEKKVTDNGIITLTKYLGGYQYKDNVLQFFPTAEGYVEPNGSSFKYVFQYKDHLGNVRLSYSDADKNGTITNAEIIEESNYYPFGLKHSGYNSVVTSTNPGQKKLFQSQERQDELGLNWDSFKYRNYDFAIGRFMSIDPLTEEYSDWSPYVFSGNRVVDAVELEGREPEDFRFRQAQIAKGGVQARAETDNSSANQAVFQTAVRVMTPIEDIYSLVTGKDFDGNDANRAQAGMMILMTATPVKAEVKEGIIIAEHGAESAVTKTESKTYQTYTKEHPTEGTYSGRTSGTGKPEANVRARDANHHMNDKGYGPAKLDKSSSSSDAIRGREQQNINNNGGAKSEGGTSGNAINGIGPKNRKAAQYEAAAKKEFGN; from the coding sequence ATGAAAAAAAATATATTTAGTTTTTTATTACTACTGATTGTTTCATTAGGATACGGACAGATTAAAACCCTTAAAGCAGTTCCATCAGTCATTGGCGGCGGTGGTGATGGGAATACTTATCCATGGTTTATTGATCGTGATAAAGACGGATTTGGAGATCCTAATTTAAGCATTTTAAGACCTACTAAACCAAATGGTTATGTATGGAATGATTTTGATTTAGATGATAGTACCCCGTATATTACTGATGTAACCCCTACCCTATATTTTTGTCAGGATATAGATGGGGATACTTTTGGGAATCCAAATACAGGAAGGTTATATAGCATAAAGCCTCCGGGTTATGTACCGAATGGTTTAGATTGTGATGATAAAAATGGAGCTTTGACACCCAATACTGTTTGGTATCGTGATGGCGATCACGATGGTTTTGGTACCGGTTCAATTACTACAAAAAGCTGCTTGCAACCTACAGACTATGTGTCTAATGCAAGTGATTATGATGATGGCAATGGAGCGATTACCAATATACAGCCACAAACTTTTTACAGGGATTATGATACCGATACTTTTGGAAGCCCAACTGTGACCGTATATTGTAGTGTAAAACCTGCCGGTTATGTAACCAATAATCTAGATTGTAATGATGGAAATATCGCAATAAACCCCAATACAGTTTGGTACAGAGACGTAGATGGAGATAATTTTGGAATTCAGGGAGACAAAGTTTTAAGCTGTACAAGACCCGCTGGATATACAGACAACGGAGATGACTGTGAGGATTCTGATGGCGATTTAAATCCCAATACTGTTTGGTATCATGATGGTGATCATGATAATTTTGGTACAGGTACTGGTTCTCGTTATGGATGTTATCCTCCCCTTAATCATGATTATGTACTAAAGGGAGGGGATTGTGATGACAAAGACATTACTGTACATCCAGATGTAATGTGGTATCGTGATGTAGATGGTGATGGTTTTGGTTTAAGCACCAATTTTATTAAAAGTTGTACAAAACCAGGAGGCTATGTTCTTTTGTCTGGAGATTGCGATGATGGAGATAAGTTCGTAAAACCAAATACTATTTGGTATTTTGATAACGATGGCGACGGACATGGCACTAGTTCGCAAACGAAACAAAGTTGCACAAAACCAGAAAAATATGTTGATAAGGCAGATGATTGTTATGACTATGATATAACTGTATATGAAGTTGCTATTTGGTATCGTGATGAAGATGGCGATAGTTTTGGCAATGCAGCAGACGCCATTTCAAGTTGTAAGAAACCCTACAAGTATGTACTAAACAAATCCGATTATGATGATACTACAGGAAATATCACCAATATCCAACCGCGAACTTTCTATGAAGATTATGATAAAGACACTTTTGGGAATCCAAACGTAAGTTTGTACTATAGTCTTCAACCTACGGGTTATGTAACCAATGCCAGTGATTATAATGATAGAACTGAGTTTATTACCAATATCCAACCGCGAACTTTCTATGAGGATTATGATAAAGATACTTTTGGGAATCCAAACGTAACTCTTTACTATAGTCTTCAACCTACGGGTTATGTAACCAATGCCAGTGATTATAATGATAGAACTGAGTTTATTACTAATATCCAACCGCGAACTTTCTATGAGGATTATGATAAAGATACTTTTGGGAATCCAAATATAAGCCTTTACTATAGTCTCCAGCCTACAGGATATGTAGCTAATAATACCGATTGTGATGATAGTAAAGGCGAGCTAAACCCTAACACAAAATGGTATGCAGATAATGAACCCGATGGTTTAGGTGATCCCTTAAATTATATACAACAATGTACAAAACCTCCCGGAAATTATGTCGCCAACTACTCGGATAATTGTCCGTCTGTAGCAGGAACAAGTCCAGACTGTAGTAGTTTGGCATCTCCTTCATCAGACTACAATTATGTTATAACTACGACTTATAAAGAACCTACTGGAACTATTTTGCAGAATCCATCTCCTGAAAAAGCGTTAGTGAATATTACGTATTTTGATGGACTGGGAAAACCGGTACAACAAATTGCCAATAAGCAATCGACAGAAGGAAAAGATATTATAACGCATATTGGCTACGATGATTTTGGCAGACCAACAAAGGAATATCTGCCTTATGCTTCAACTTCTGGTAATATGACTTATGATGGAAATGCTGTAACAAATGCCATCAATTTTTACAGTACAGAGAAATATGAAAATACGGCGAACCCTTTTTCTGAAAAGAAACTAGAATCATCCCCCCTAGGCAGAGTCTTAAAACAAGCCGCACCGGGAACCGATTGGGCTATGGATAGCGGTCACGAAATCAAAATGGCTTATCAAACCAATACAGCTACAGAAGTAAAGTGGTATCGAGCAACCACAAACTGGAATGCCGGATCGGGATTGCATGATATTACCTTCTCTGAGGATGGTACTTATGCAGCCAATGAATTAATAAAAACCATTACTTATGATGAAAACACTTCCGCAAGTCCTACCGAAACAGCAGGAAGTACTGTTGAGTTTAAAGACAAAGAAGGAAAAGTAATTCTAAAAAGAACCTACGAATCAGGAACTAAACACGATACGTATTATGTGTATGATACGTACGGAAACCTAACCTATGTAATTCCGCCTAAGGCTGATGGAACCATAAATCAGGAAGTACTTGACGGATTGTGTTACCAATACAAACATGATTATCGCAATCGATTGGTCGAGAGAAAACTACCGGGCAAACAATGGGAGTTTATTGTATATGATAAACTGGACCGACCTGTTGCCACAGGTCCTGCAAATTCCCCTTTTAAAGACGATACAGCAGTGGGTTGGTTAATTACTAAATACGATGCTTTTGGTAGACCGGTTTATACGGGTTGGCTAAATTCTACTGCGAATGTTTCGAGCCGAACCAGTATGCAAAATGCTCAAAATACTGCCACGGTTTTGTTTGAGACCAAACAGACTTCGGGTGCAATAGATGGAATTGAGGCATATTATAGCAATACTATTGCCCCTACTGGTTTTAAACTCCTAACGGTTAATTATTATGATAATTATGCATTTCCTAATATGGGAACCGCTCCTACCACTATAGAAGGTCAAACGGTTTTGGCTAATGTCAAAGGTCTCGCAACCGGTAGTTGGACAAGAGCGCTTAGCTTGGCATCTGTAATTTCGGGAGAAACTAACGTTACCTTTTATGACAGTAAAGCCAGACCAATAGGCAGTTATTCCCAAAATCATTTGAGTGGATATACCAGTACTGACAGTAAACTTGACTTTAGCGGAAAACCAATATATACCATAACCAAGCATAAACTCATGAGTGGTAGTACTGAACTTACTGTAAAAGAAGAATTCACCTATTCTGCGCAAGATCGTTTGCTCACACATACCCACCAGATAAATGGTGGTGCAATTCAGCTATTGGCAGACAATACCTATGATAAATTGGGACAACTGACCAGTAAAAAAGTAGGGAACAATAGTGGTATGCCTTTGCAAAAAGTAGATTACAGCTATAACATTCGCGGCTGGATGACTGAGATTAACAAAAAAGCCAATTTGCAACAAGATACTGACCCAAGAGATTGGTTTGCTTTTGCGATAAACTATAACAAGCCTACCACTAATACCAGTGTTAAACCGTTATATAATGGCAATATAGCCGAAACATTCTGGCGATCTAACTCTGATGGTACATTCCGTTCCTATGGGTATCAATACGATGATCTAAACCGATTGAAAAAGGCTATTTACCAAAAACCAGGGGAAAATATTCCAGTTTCGGGTGCTTATAATGAGAGTTTGAGTTATGACAAGAATGGTAATATCCTGTCTCTGCAAAGATTTGGTGGTAGCGATGCGCCTTCAATCATTTTTCAGATAGATGATTTATTGTATGATTACAGTAATGCGAACTCTAACCAACTTACGAGAGTAACCGATGGTTCAATGGGTAATGACAATCAGGGTTTTATAGATGGAAATAAAACGGGAGATGACTATAATTATGATGCCAACGGGAATATGATTACGGATAAAAACAAGAACATTACCGGGATTGTGTACAACCATTTGAATCTTCCTACTAAAATAACATTTGGAACTGGAAATTCTATTGCATATATTTACAACTCAGTTGGGCAAAAACTTGAAAAAAAGGTAACTGATAACGGTATTATTACCCTGACTAAATATTTGGGCGGGTATCAATATAAAGACAATGTGTTGCAGTTTTTCCCAACGGCGGAAGGTTATGTAGAGCCTAACGGAAGTTCTTTTAAATACGTGTTTCAATACAAGGATCATTTAGGAAACGTACGATTGAGCTACAGTGATGCCGATAAAAACGGAACCATTACCAATGCTGAGATTATCGAGGAGAGTAACTACTACCCTTTCGGTCTCAAACATAGTGGGTATAATTCTGTGGTGACTTCCACCAATCCAGGGCAAAAAAAGCTTTTCCAAAGCCAGGAACGTCAGGATGAATTAGGACTAAATTGGGACAGCTTTAAATACAGAAACTACGATTTTGCTATAGGTAGGTTTATGTCTATCGATCCGTTGACTGAAGAATATTCTGATTGGTCTCCATATGTGTTTAGTGGAAACAGAGTTGTTGATGCGGTAGAACTTGAAGGAAGAGAACCTGAAGATTTTCGTTTTAGACAAGCCCAGATAGCCAAAGGAGGCGTTCAAGCCAGAGCAGAAACAGATAATAGTAGTGCCAATCAGGCTGTATTTCAAACTGCAGTAAGGGTTATGACTCCTATTGAAGATATTTATAGTCTTGTTACAGGGAAAGATTTTGATGGAAATGATGCAAATAGAGCACAAGCCGGAATGATGATTTTGATGACAGCTACACCTGTAAAAGCTGAAGTTAAAGAAGGTATTATTATTGCGGAGCATGGGGCAGAATCTGCCGTAACTAAAACAGAAAGCAAAACTTATCAAACCTATACTAAAGAACATCCTACAGAAGGAACATATTCTGGTAGAACAAGCGGGACTGGTAAGCCTGAGGCGAATGTTAGAGCTAGAGACGCAAACCACCACATGAATGATAAAGGTTATGGTCCAGCTAAACTGGACAAATCTTCATCTAGTTCAGATGCTATTAGAGGAAGAGAGCAACAAAATATTAATAATAATGGTGGTGCTAAATCAGAAGGAGGAACATCGGGTAATGCCATAAATGGAATAGGTCCTAAGAATCGAAAAGCAGCACAATATGAAGCAGCTGCTAAAAAAGAATTTGGGAATTAA
- a CDS encoding Imm26 family immunity protein: MNKRQKITTGSILEINIENKYYVYAQILSNGDGIVFFDYKSPSPLKDFSILENKPVLFIITVYNDVITKGHWLKVGKLGIRKEFEILPLKFIQDAQHPDRFEFYNPNTGDITPTTKDKIKGLERAAVWDANHVEDRIRSHYEGTTSIWMKEDLELFKE; encoded by the coding sequence ATGAATAAAAGACAAAAAATAACGACTGGTTCGATATTAGAAATAAATATTGAAAATAAATATTATGTTTATGCACAAATACTATCCAATGGGGATGGGATTGTTTTTTTTGATTACAAAAGTCCTAGTCCACTAAAGGATTTTTCAATACTGGAAAACAAACCAGTTCTGTTTATTATTACAGTTTATAATGATGTGATAACAAAAGGACATTGGTTAAAAGTTGGTAAGTTGGGAATAAGAAAAGAGTTTGAAATTTTACCTTTGAAATTTATCCAAGACGCTCAACATCCAGATAGGTTCGAGTTTTACAATCCCAATACTGGGGACATTACACCTACAACAAAAGATAAGATTAAAGGATTAGAAAGAGCAGCTGTATGGGATGCCAATCATGTTGAGGATAGAATTAGGTCTCATTATGAAGGGACAACAAGTATTTGGATGAAAGAAGATTTAGAATTATTTAAAGAATAA
- a CDS encoding Imm26 family immunity protein translates to MNKRQKITVGSILEINIDDRYYAYVQILDKGGYAFFDYKSEKHLTDLSILQEKPILFIVGVYEDVVKKGHWLKVGKLDIRQELEIQPMQFIQDAQHPDRFEFYNPNTGDITPTTKDKVKGLERAAVWDANHVEDRIRSHYEGTTSIWMKEDLELFKE, encoded by the coding sequence ATGAATAAAAGACAAAAAATAACGGTAGGTTCAATACTTGAAATAAACATTGATGATAGATATTACGCTTATGTACAAATTTTAGATAAAGGAGGTTATGCTTTTTTTGATTATAAAAGTGAAAAACACTTGACCGACTTATCTATACTACAGGAAAAGCCTATTCTATTTATAGTTGGTGTATACGAAGATGTTGTTAAAAAAGGGCATTGGTTAAAAGTAGGTAAACTTGATATAAGACAAGAACTAGAAATCCAACCGATGCAATTTATCCAAGACGCTCAACATCCTGATAGATTTGAGTTTTATAATCCTAACACTGGGGATATTACACCTACAACAAAAGATAAAGTTAAAGGGTTAGAAAGAGCAGCTGTATGGGATGCCAATCATGTTGAGGATAGAATTAGGTCTCATTATGAAGGGACAACAAGTATTTGGATGAAAGAAGATTTAGAATTATTTAAAGAATAA
- a CDS encoding RHS repeat-associated core domain-containing protein encodes MFQYKDHLGNVRLSYGDANNDGAIISAEIIEESNYYPFGLKHSGYNSVVTSANPAGKRLYNGKELQDELGLNMYDYGARNYDPALGRWMNIDPKAEESRRFSPYVYANDNPVFFIDPDGMSAVENGDPTYLLQSVNYNKKTGNYTIKENVSVSNSNSSTQVNAFGAKTEVTNTTNTSANFTTVINSKGEIVSKSNTVETTKTTTERDTSNVFDLGKVTCSETKTSSDKNLTGPLATAFSGSVDGMKDLVVPLKNDQQKFRETTSDVPGAGDGTTGGFGRLGESLINYARGTANQYSSAITKSNNGKLGSNDFNNAGYINYSKALNIVGTTLNKK; translated from the coding sequence GTGTTTCAATACAAAGACCATTTAGGGAATGTTAGATTGAGTTACGGGGATGCCAATAACGACGGAGCCATTATCAGTGCTGAGATTATCGAGGAGAGTAACTACTACCCTTTCGGTCTCAAGCATAGTGGGTATAATTCTGTGGTTACTTCTGCAAATCCAGCAGGAAAGCGCCTTTACAACGGAAAAGAATTGCAAGATGAACTGGGGCTTAACATGTACGACTATGGCGCACGTAATTACGACCCTGCTTTAGGACGTTGGATGAACATTGACCCGAAAGCTGAAGAAAGTAGAAGATTTAGTCCTTATGTTTATGCTAATGACAATCCTGTATTTTTTATTGATCCTGATGGGATGTCTGCGGTTGAAAATGGTGACCCAACATATTTGTTGCAATCTGTTAATTATAATAAGAAAACAGGTAATTATACAATAAAGGAAAATGTTTCTGTAAGTAACTCAAATTCTTCTACTCAAGTAAATGCATTTGGAGCAAAAACAGAAGTGACTAATACAACAAATACAAGTGCTAATTTTACTACTGTAATTAATTCTAAAGGAGAAATTGTAAGTAAATCGAATACTGTTGAAACAACTAAAACAACGACAGAAAGAGATACTTCAAATGTTTTTGATTTAGGAAAAGTAACATGTTCTGAAACAAAAACATCGTCTGATAAAAACTTAACAGGTCCATTGGCAACAGCTTTTTCGGGAAGTGTAGATGGGATGAAAGATTTAGTAGTCCCATTAAAAAATGACCAGCAAAAATTTAGAGAGACTACATCAGACGTGCCAGGTGCAGGCGATGGTACTACCGGAGGTTTTGGTAGATTAGGAGAATCATTAATAAACTATGCTCGTGGAACTGCCAATCAGTATTCATCAGCGATTACAAAATCTAATAATGGTAAATTAGGAAGCAATGATTTTAATAATGCAGGATATATAAATTATTCTAAAGCATTAAATATAGTAGGAACAACACTTAATAAAAAGTAA
- a CDS encoding SMI1/KNR4 family protein translates to MKKALGFLLPTDFKNILKKHNGISILGKEILGYDKQFQSSSLEQIYQFEHFEVANKMPPEYVPFSPDGRGNHYCLDLSRYDNGISPIVFWQWDFQYDNANEIETCNNSFIEWIKEVMIEWTLEDYNYDGSEK, encoded by the coding sequence TTGAAAAAAGCATTGGGATTTTTATTACCAACAGATTTTAAAAATATTTTAAAAAAGCATAATGGAATTTCTATTCTTGGGAAAGAAATTCTCGGTTATGATAAACAATTCCAAAGTTCTTCTTTAGAACAAATTTATCAGTTTGAACATTTTGAAGTAGCAAACAAAATGCCTCCTGAATATGTTCCGTTTTCACCTGATGGCAGAGGAAATCATTATTGTTTAGATTTATCAAGATACGATAATGGCATAAGTCCAATTGTATTTTGGCAATGGGATTTTCAATATGATAATGCAAATGAAATCGAAACTTGTAATAATAGTTTTATTGAATGGATCAAAGAAGTGATGATTGAATGGACACTTGAAGATTATAATTATGATGGGTCTGAAAAGTAA
- a CDS encoding MvdC/MvdD family ATP grasp protein has product MILILTEKNDAHANVLISKLKEDNIEYFRFNLDTGSLEKTIVTFKNKTWSIKTEDGNISIDKVDCVWNRRTFVQLMLDEQDKDYKFNIWKNEWNKTLLGIYFYLKDVKWLNYYRKNHKAENKYFQLKVAEDIGFQVPDYLLSNDKKEILEFGKKHEQVVLKLLNQDFYKIEDNQFVGFYVNIIPYSKLLEFSEEEENPIFLQKYIEKDFEVRYTVVGNEHFVCKIDSQKSEIAKTDWRRYDLANTPHSIITPPDNIKAKIYILMKEFNLIYGALDFIVSKDGTWYFLEINPSGQYLWIEDLTGLKITDAIKNNLIYLQSNL; this is encoded by the coding sequence ATGATTCTTATTCTAACGGAAAAAAATGATGCTCATGCAAATGTTTTGATAAGCAAGCTAAAAGAAGATAATATTGAATATTTTAGATTTAATTTGGATACAGGTTCATTAGAAAAAACAATCGTTACATTCAAAAATAAAACTTGGTCGATAAAAACAGAGGACGGTAATATTTCCATCGATAAAGTAGATTGTGTTTGGAATAGAAGAACTTTTGTTCAGTTAATGCTTGATGAACAGGATAAAGATTATAAATTTAATATCTGGAAAAACGAATGGAATAAAACATTATTAGGAATCTATTTTTATTTGAAAGATGTTAAATGGTTAAATTATTATCGTAAAAACCATAAAGCTGAAAACAAATATTTTCAATTAAAAGTTGCTGAAGATATTGGATTTCAAGTTCCAGATTATTTGCTTTCAAATGATAAAAAAGAAATTTTAGAGTTTGGTAAAAAACATGAACAAGTTGTGTTGAAACTTTTGAATCAAGATTTTTATAAAATTGAAGATAATCAATTTGTAGGTTTTTATGTAAATATAATTCCTTATAGCAAGCTTTTAGAGTTTTCTGAAGAAGAAGAAAATCCAATTTTTTTGCAAAAATATATTGAAAAAGATTTCGAGGTTCGTTATACTGTTGTAGGGAATGAACATTTTGTTTGTAAAATTGATTCTCAAAAATCAGAAATTGCAAAAACTGATTGGAGAAGATATGATTTAGCTAATACACCACATTCAATAATAACACCACCAGATAATATAAAAGCCAAAATTTATATATTGATGAAAGAATTTAATTTAATATATGGAGCATTGGATTTTATTGTATCAAAAGATGGGACTTGGTATTTTTTAGAAATAAATCCTAGTGGACAATATCTTTGGATTGAAGATTTAACTGGTTTAAAAATTACAGATGCAATTAAAAATAATTTAATATATTTACAATCAAACCTTTAA
- a CDS encoding ribonuclease E inhibitor RraB, which yields MISQETVINFFKDLKEANDFNSNEKLLWGYFFLDSNKKKLEDFSLKLEQLGYRFKNIFEAEKINEGDKAEYYLHVEKIEHHTVDSLYALNNIFYDLVTENNIDFYDGFDVGSIISSENIR from the coding sequence ATGATAAGTCAAGAAACAGTTATAAATTTTTTTAAAGATTTAAAAGAAGCAAATGATTTTAATTCTAATGAAAAATTGCTTTGGGGCTATTTCTTCTTAGATAGCAATAAAAAAAAGCTTGAAGATTTTTCTTTAAAGCTTGAACAGCTTGGATATAGGTTCAAAAATATTTTTGAAGCAGAAAAGATTAATGAAGGAGATAAAGCAGAATATTATCTTCACGTTGAAAAGATTGAACATCATACAGTAGACTCTCTATATGCTTTAAACAATATTTTTTATGATTTGGTAACAGAAAACAATATTGATTTTTACGACGGTTTTGATGTTGGCAGTATTATTAGTTCAGAAAATATAAGGTAG
- a CDS encoding helix-turn-helix domain-containing protein yields the protein MSTLEKPNHIGRRISRIRELRDMKQEALAQALGTNQQAISAMENSETIEDEKLAEVAKALGVTVEAIKNFSDEGVINYFNTFNEAIANNNFGRQDTCNFNPLDKVVELYERLVQAEKDKVEYLEKLLKGK from the coding sequence ATGAGCACATTAGAAAAACCAAATCATATAGGGCGAAGAATCAGCCGTATTCGCGAACTCCGAGACATGAAACAAGAAGCTTTAGCACAGGCTTTAGGAACAAACCAACAGGCAATATCCGCTATGGAGAATAGCGAAACAATAGAAGATGAAAAGCTTGCGGAAGTTGCAAAGGCGCTGGGCGTTACAGTTGAAGCAATTAAAAACTTTTCAGATGAAGGTGTGATTAATTATTTCAATACTTTTAATGAAGCTATTGCAAATAATAATTTTGGACGCCAAGATACTTGTAACTTTAACCCGTTAGATAAAGTCGTTGAACTTTACGAACGTTTAGTTCAAGCCGAGAAAGATAAAGTCGAATATTTGGAAAAATTACTAAAGGGGAAATAG
- a CDS encoding helix-turn-helix transcriptional regulator has protein sequence MDNFIGLNIKTLCLLHNLSQKDFGNLFDIKQSTISTYLAGRSNPQIETIQKICEYFKITIDELINIDLAQNDNHSNKNKTNITSKKNAHQIGNRIVGNHNKSDFSGNTVSNSELELLKQKLEFVERENVLLRELLAEHKKNKNS, from the coding sequence ATGGATAACTTTATAGGATTGAATATCAAAACTTTGTGCTTGCTGCATAATTTATCTCAAAAAGATTTTGGGAATTTGTTTGACATCAAACAAAGCACTATTAGCACATATTTAGCGGGAAGGAGTAATCCCCAAATAGAAACTATCCAAAAAATATGCGAATATTTTAAGATAACTATTGACGAATTAATTAATATCGATTTAGCCCAGAATGATAACCATAGTAATAAAAATAAAACAAATATTACTTCAAAAAAAAACGCTCATCAGATTGGGAATCGCATAGTTGGGAATCATAATAAAAGTGACTTTTCTGGCAATACAGTAAGTAATAGTGAATTAGAACTATTGAAACAAAAGCTTGAATTTGTGGAACGAGAAAATGTATTGTTGAGAGAATTGTTAGCTGAGCATAAAAAGAATAAAAACAGTTAA
- the tssD gene encoding type VI secretion system tube protein TssD produces MFFLGILKLDNVEYRLLSFRYHIMQPVDSWGKSKGHQSPFSYNVVIESDDSTDLLEWIISAEPKDGTFTFYKADGESKYRDINFKKAYCVSHTEMFMSDGTLPLYQFITISEPRQLLPKKPIVQPVKIEPQESKWITDIKWMCPEMKKTINKADVGNKVSLLVRTINYKEGETVSIIIDEANGEDIKTDTKEITFSGQVNADGFAELKKEVMIHTPAKKEEANLF; encoded by the coding sequence ATGTTTTTTTTAGGGATTTTAAAATTAGATAACGTAGAATACAGGCTACTCTCATTTCGTTACCATATCATGCAGCCAGTTGATTCTTGGGGAAAGTCAAAAGGACACCAAAGTCCATTTAGTTATAATGTAGTGATTGAATCAGATGATAGTACCGATCTGTTAGAATGGATAATTAGTGCCGAACCAAAAGACGGTACTTTTACATTTTATAAAGCCGATGGTGAGAGTAAGTATAGAGACATAAATTTTAAAAAAGCATATTGTGTTTCGCATACAGAAATGTTTATGTCCGATGGAACCTTACCCCTATACCAATTTATAACAATATCAGAACCAAGACAATTATTGCCTAAAAAACCTATTGTACAACCTGTAAAAATAGAACCGCAAGAGTCCAAATGGATTACTGATATAAAATGGATGTGTCCCGAAATGAAAAAAACTATAAACAAGGCTGATGTTGGAAACAAAGTAAGTCTTTTGGTTAGAACAATCAATTATAAAGAGGGCGAAACTGTATCTATAATAATTGATGAAGCAAATGGGGAAGATATTAAAACTGATACTAAAGAAATTACATTTAGTGGACAAGTAAATGCTGACGGTTTTGCAGAACTAAAAAAAGAAGTTATGATACATACACCAGCAAAAAAAGAAGAAGCAAATCTTTTTTAA